From Candidatus Neomarinimicrobiota bacterium, the proteins below share one genomic window:
- a CDS encoding flagellin, which yields MSFTRINANLAALASYNELLGTNRQVSKGLLRLSSGLRINSVGDDPAGFSLARSIESRRRSLSQALNNVETAKNVLSIAEGGYLAIAGILQVIKEKTVQAADDSYNSDQKQAVQGQINALVDEIDDIVNETEFQGTLLIDGSFTAAVFQTGAAAGDIFNVELVQADSGALGVSSLKVSDANSASTAIAAVDDAINTLNVTAQRVGEYMLRLDNKSDTLAIAVTNIEATRSRIEDADFAKEQMDLIRNQIIQQTGFAAFSQANAAPQLVLSLFA from the coding sequence ATGAGTTTCACACGTATCAACGCCAACCTGGCAGCGTTGGCTTCCTACAACGAACTCCTCGGTACAAACAGACAAGTCAGCAAAGGTCTGCTGCGATTATCTTCGGGTCTGAGGATCAACTCAGTCGGGGACGATCCGGCAGGTTTTTCGCTGGCTCGATCCATCGAGTCGCGTCGGCGTTCACTTTCACAGGCTCTCAATAACGTGGAGACCGCCAAGAACGTACTCAGTATTGCTGAGGGCGGTTACCTGGCGATTGCCGGCATTCTCCAGGTCATCAAGGAGAAGACGGTTCAGGCCGCGGACGACAGTTACAACTCCGATCAGAAGCAAGCGGTCCAAGGTCAGATTAACGCCCTGGTAGACGAGATCGATGACATCGTAAATGAGACCGAGTTCCAGGGGACGTTGCTGATCGACGGCTCCTTTACGGCAGCCGTGTTCCAGACCGGTGCCGCTGCCGGGGACATCTTCAACGTCGAGCTGGTCCAGGCGGATTCGGGGGCTTTAGGAGTTTCCAGCCTCAAGGTTTCCGATGCCAACTCAGCCTCGACTGCTATCGCCGCTGTAGACGATGCCATCAACACCCTCAACGTCACTGCCCAGAGGGTAGGTGAGTACATGCTCCGGTTGGATAATAAGTCGGATACCCTGGCCATCGCGGTGACCAACATCGAGGCCACCCGGAGCCGGATTGAGGATGCTGACTTCGCGAAAGAGCAGATGGATCTTATTCGCAACCAGATCATTCAGCAAACGGGATTTGCAGCATTTTCACAGGCCAATGCGGCACCCCAGCTGGTCCTATCGCTCTTCGCATAG